ACAGTAGGATACATATACAGGCCCCACCATCACCGACAGCAACATTACGTGCAGCTAATAGTCCATTATTACCGGCAAGAACATTAGAGAATCTACGACAGCAACGTTACGCGAGCAATCCATGCATACTGTCCGTCACCTGCAAGCGGATCGGATGTACAGAGGTCGATGGCGCTTGTCCGAGCCGCACGTCCTGACTTGGCTGGCCTTAGTCTGGTTGCTTTCGTGCTTTGGGTCCTCCTGCATTCTCAACTCTTTCTGGAACGGACACGCGTACAGTATAGCTACGGATATGTTTGGATCCACCTACCACTTAATCCATTAATTAACTAGCAGATAAAATTATCTCGCTTGGAGCAGCTAACTAGGTAGTTACTATTTAAGTAGTTAGAATAACTTTAAGTACGTATAGCTGCGTCCCGCGTGGATACACCACCCGACCTAAAACGCATAGGTTTAGCTGACCGGCGCAGATGGCATTAGCCTATACTGTTAGGCTTCATCGCGATTTAACTGACATTTTGTCCGGCACAGGATGATTTTTTGTCGTGCCCACGTCGCCGTGCTGTGGACAGCACGCACGTAGGAAAGCTGCAGGCCTAGCACGAAAATCAACTGCTGGCCCGCGGCACGCCGACGCTAGCTAGCTTCTTGTTGCCTGATGATCTTCGTCTCCAAGCCGGCCGGGCCGGCCGCCACGCCCGTCCACAGTCATATTCATATCACCATCGACCGTTCGACCGTTGTCACCACGAGACATGATGGATCCACGGTGCATTATACCACACACCAAAATAGCGTGAGATATGGGTCGCTAAAAGTAGAGAATTAACGATGAACAGTCGGTCGGCAAagatctctaacttactatcaGTCGGTAATTTAAACTTTTCCAACTATATATCAGCCGGTATAGATATTTATATTTTCTGTTGAAACATCCATCGGTGATTCATATTAATCGGTGATTCATATCAATCGGTATATAGTTACGCTACAGAGCTCAAATAGAAAAAAGGAACAAAAAGTGTAGAAGGTGGGGCTCGAACCTTGGAAGATATAGATATTTCTATTAGTCGGTATAGATATTTGTCTTGACAAGTAGTAATTATACCACTGTATTGGAAGATTGTTTGTGTTAAATTTGGCGCTAATACAGTTTTTATACACAGAATCGTGGATTGAAATGATGAACACATAAATGTTCGTCTTTCTCTTTTAATCTGGAATCAAAACTTGTAACTTGTATTTCTCCTTCATAATAACTCCAAATTTAATTATTTTTTCCTGGCCTTTTCTAAAATCGTGCTCTTTTCAGTATATGATGTTTGATCGTGTGTTAATTGCTATTTCTTGGATCTTTTACATATGGTTTGTTTTCTTTCACCTAGTACAGTATAGACAAACATGTTTTTGCATAACAATTGGTAATTTACCTTCATATTTCACCTTTGAAGCTCAATGTGAAATTTGTACTAATTGCTCAAAGGTCaccttttattttctttttaatccACATAAACTATCTCATCGAATCATTGGTCAGTATAACTCCATATAGCGTCAAACAATCGGTTGGTATAACTATATTGGTTAGCATAACTTTATGCCGACACCACTTATACATATATGTAGAGTCAGCATAACTCTATACCGATGGATGGATGGTTAGTCGGGAGAGGCTTATACCGACTCAACGCAGTCGATACAGGCTCTGttgtttcctaccctctaaactttagacccatcatattaaagagaatcttgctatttaaaagtattaaataaaatctatttataaaactttttgcacagctgggtgctaattcgcgagataaatttaatgagcctaattaatccataatttaccacagtgatgctacagtaatcatccgctaatcatgggctaatatacctcattagattcgtctcgcgaattagtactgcggttctgcaattagttttgtaattagattttatttaatacttttaaataataagattctttttgatgtgatctCGGTCTCAGGAAACGAATCGCACCCACAATGTGACCGTGGCACAGTGGTGGGTGTCTGAGCCAGGTACATGATGACTTCTTGTCTTGGTCTAGTCAGcaggtagctagctagctgcgcAGTCGCTTCTCGAACGGCCACACGTATGTACTGCAACAACACCTACCCACCGCCGCCAGCATTTTCCTCCTGTCCTATCCTATCTACGCCGCGTTGTTTTGTGAAAAATGTGAAGTGTGATCACACACTACTTCACCCTCTCGAGCAATATTGCTCATCGCGCGAGAGCTTTTTTTTTCAAGTCTTGGAGACCTCGAGTACTAGTCTTGTTTGGGCGGTGCGGCAGCGTCACGTAGCCGGACTCGGAAAGTCTTTGCTCATACGTGTTTCCGGTGTCCCTACATGTGCGTGCTTGGATGAGGTGTGGACGAGTGTGCCCGGCCGGAGTGCACGCCTGCATGCACCCGTACGTGTCCCTGTCTGTCTACCCGGCCGGCCTGTCTAGGTAGCACCGGCCGGGTAATCCGGTTGTAGTTGTAGCTTTCATGCCAACAATTTCATTCCGTGGAAGAGGAAGGAAGGCAGCGGCGAGAAGCGACCAGCCTCCTGCGCACACGCCACACCCGGTACGCGCGTCGGGGGACACGTCCGTCCGTCGCTGTGTGTGTGCTGCGGATCAAGCGCTGTATACGCTATCTATATCCTTCTAATTCTCGGCTTCTTCCTTGATCGTCTACGTCAAGAACAGAACCTCCTCATCTAGTCATCTTGCCCCTAAATCTCACCAAAAAGAGACTCGCAATCTCTAGTCGATCCAAATAAGGCGTTAAGTGTCAACTATATCCGCTTGGCTTTTCTCTTCCTCATTAAAAGCTTTTCACACGTCAATTTCTTGAAGGATTATGGATATGGAGACCGGgtctattatatatatatagcaagCGAACTGCATGTAGCAAACTAAGGTTATGTTTATAGTGGTTGGCAATATGCTTGTCGAGGCGTCGACGTTGAGGCGCCTATGCTAACTTTGTTAATTTCAATATCTATTGGCTCAGACTTTCGGTGGTGCTCATATATAGAGGAAAGATGCGTATATTCATACTAGTGGGTGTGCGCGTGTGCAGACCTCTAAGTTATAGACtgtattttgaaaaaaaaactatAAGAAAGAGTAAGTTGTGGAAATCTTACAATAACTGTACATGAAAACAGATTAATCCATGCAGCTGCTCTGTTCTGGATTGCCCTCCGTACAAGTAGCGGCTCAGGATTGCCGTCAGAGGTGGAGGTAGAGAAAAATAGAGAGAGGTGTTGTGCTTCATAGTATCTGTATAATATCGAAGTTAATATGGTAAAAATCTAGAAATAATAAGGGAGTATGGATTCTACCTAGCTCCGCGCCCTGATTGCAATGGTCCGCATTCCTACCTTGATTAACATTTTCTTAGGCTAGCTTGTTTCCATGTAGAAATTCTGGTTTGGATTGGATATATTTATTGGCTTCAGTCACTCGTTTTGGATGAGGCTGACTTTAGGAGTGATCTACTGTTGTCGGGTGAACTTCAAGCTAATTAATGAGGAAAAAGGAAGGAGCTACTGTTGTGGATGGAGTCGAGCAATGTAATCGACTCGAAATTACATTTGGTTTGGACGATATGATATCCACGAGTGACCGTCGAGTACGGTATGTCTAATGTTTTGGTGTTGCTTGATGGATCCAACATAATGGTTGCAATTGGCGCGGCGTCGTTTATCTATGACATTGTCTAAATTGCACGGGAAAGAAAACTGTAGAAGGACATGGGTAGAATATTTTTTATATAATTTTGGCACCTACTCTGGCAATTTTATATTTTGAGTCCTGCTTTACCATTCTCACTTTCCTTCCCAAGGGAAGAAAAAAAGAGCTCTGTTCTACAGATCAAGCATCTCCCCATGTGGTCCCTCTGCTACTGTCCAAGACATCCTTCCTCATCTGATGATCCGAGCCGAGGAGTGTGCAAATGCaactctttttttttaaaaaaaatacaaatcCAGTTCCTTGAGCGCACGGGCTATGGCGCCAATTATTGAATTCGCATGGTTGAACGCGTCCGGCGGATTATTCCGAGAATATACCCCCGCCGGCGCACCAGATCCTGAAAACCAGCGGCGCCGCTCGCGCAGTCGCCTTACGCCGCGCAGAGGATCCTCGCTTCCTCCAGGGACGGTTCGCCCGGGCCCGCCTCCAGTGACAGGCACCGTCgagagaggaggaggatgaAGTGGGCCCCGCTCCCTGACCCTTCGCGCGCGAACAGCGGCGGAGCCCAGCCCAGTCGGGCTGACCGCCTGGGCGTGGGGCCCACCCGCAACGGCCGGCTGTGCGGTGGCTGCGGCCCGGGGCCCGTGTGGCCCTTCCTGTGGCGGCCCGCGCGGGGTCTGACACGCGtgacgcggcggcggggggcgtgGGGGAAGGAAGGCCCGCACGGCACGCGAGGGATAATTCTCGTGGCGGGAATGGAATATTCGGAGCCCTTCGCCGCCCCGCCGGGCTGGCCGTGGATTCGATGCTCCCTTTGCCTTCCGACACTGCCCTGCGTTTTTGCGGTCTATTACTGTGTTGCCCTTCTCTCCCGTGGTGCATATAATTGGCCGGCCTGGAAGTATATTATATTAAATAGAATTATATAGGTGTGAAAGTAGAGAGCAATTAGACAATGTACCGGAGTGTTTTACCTCGTGGTTAATCACTAGGTAACTACAAATTAAGTGCGCTGCAAAGCCACTATCGTGGATCAGCTGCTCTTTGGAATTTGTTTGTTTATTTCAACGCTACTCTTTCGTCCCAAAACAACAAGTCGTACTAGTTTCATCCTAGACCAAATATCTTGTTATGGCATATTTATTTTGTATCATAACTGTTGCCACTCTTTTCAATAAATTTTGTCAAACTCAAAACGGTTTGATTTggtataaaaataaaatattttttagaATGAGGGAATAAGTTGTTTCTAGTTGGTTTTGTCTTTAACAGAAtggcaacttcatttagcaattAGCATGGTTGAACAGGTAAAGTCAGAAGATTGTGTTTACAAAATAGTTGTGCTAAAACAACCATCCTCCGGTTGAGAATAATTGACAGCTTTGTTTGACTGGCCAGTGTTTGTTTAAATATTTAGTTAAGTAAAATGAGAAAAGTATTACTAGAGTAGTTACCAAAAAGTACATTAAGCATGCCATGTATTTCTAGCTGCTTATACAAATACTGGCTGAAAAGATCAAATGTTAAATAGAGAAACCATAGTTGTCGATTGCTCTGAAACAGAGGTTAGTATATCATCTAATTAATTAAAGACCACCATACAAATCATATATAATTTCAAAAGCCATAAAAAATACATTTCAAAAGAAAAGGATGACAAAGCAACACATGAAAAATCAAGGCTCTGGATGCGAGATCGAGGCACAAGTGAGGTTTTAAACGGGACTTTGAACACATCTGCTAATATCTTCTATATTTTTACCAAACTGCCCTGGCCTAGGTTTAGCAAAATTTGTCAGTCATAAACTAAGACCCTCGTGGAGGCCAGCTGAAAGCATTCTCCATTTTCTTTGTGGTGTCAGGCGCCGCTTGTCTGCTTCCAAAGGAGCAGCAAAGCAAAGGGTATTTTGGTCAAGGGCAGCCCCGTAAATAAGCAGGGGAAACTCGCCGTAGCTTCTAATAAATGCGCCCTCGCTCGGAGCCCTTCGCTCCACCCAAAACGAGCTCCAGAACACCAAGAAAAAACGCACTGATTCCCCCTCCGGCCCCTCCTCGTCCTCTTCCACCATTGCGTGATTCCGCCGCGTCGCGCGCGCATTTGCGCCGCGTCCAGTCCGTCCCCGCGCAGGAGCCAGCCCTCCGTTCCGGCGACCCGCCGCCCGGCGCAGATCGGCGGGACCCCGGGAACCCCTCGCTCTCTGTCTCTGAAAAAGGTCCGTGCTGTTTTAGAGCGCCGAGTAGAACTGTTCTTAATCTCTGTGTCGATTCTTGCCTCTGGAAATCGGGTTGTTGTTTGTACGGCGGTGTGTTATTGTGCGCCACTGTAATGGGTTTGGGGGAGGTTTTGGATGGAAATTGAGGGAGGATTTTGGGCAGGGATTGATGGGAGAAGGTGCAATTTTTCTCTCCCTGATTTGGGAGGCGTCAGATGTGACATCATAGGTGTTGAACTCCAAATAGGACGGGTGGCTCCTGTGATTGGACTTGTGAAATCTTTGCAAGGACATTGGAGTCGAAATGTCAAGGTCACCTTTTTACCTGCATCCGCACGGAAACTTCCTTCCTGTGCAGGTTTTAAAAGGTAGGAGTATGGCGCTACTTGGGAGTCAGGTCTAAGTTGATCGGTTGCTACGGAATGCTGGACTGATTTAGAGATTTAACAGGACCAATTAATTTGGTGAAATTTGATTACTTTGAGATCTTGGAGATACAAAATTGACCAATTTGTGCCTGATTCAAGGTTAATTTGGCATGGCTTTTGTCATTGTATGGAACTTTTTCAGTGCATTATCTGACCACTGAACCTGATTAGTAGTAAACAAATGGATCAGTTAGTTTCGCAGAATATTCTTAGATGGCCTGAATCAATGGATGCTTCAATTGTCCCTATTTTTGTCTACTTGTGCCTAAAAAACAGTACATAACTGCAATTGGATCAATGGTtgagtgggttttggtatgctACTGTATGAATGCATATTTGCGTTACTTACCAGAGATGTACGATCTGggctgtttttttttttaattCCTAACATGCAGTCTTGTGTTCTCATGGCTGTGGCACTAACTGCTCTGTGACCTTTTGATCTTTTCAGGTGGTTGTCATTCCTTATATAGTAGTGTATCTGCTGTGGCACTAACTGCTCTGTGACGGCTGCAAGCAATCTTGTGTTCTCATGGCTCAGTCTCATGACATGATGAGCAGGAAACCTCCCGGTCTTCGGTTATTTGGAAGTGCTGGTTCTCTAAGAACATACCAGACCCTTGTCCTGGTTCTTACATTCTTTGCTTACACATGCTTTCATATGACTAGGAAGATCACAAGCATTGTCAAGAGTGCACTTGATCCCCAGACAAAGGTTGGTTTTTCTCACTGGGGACGATTGCACGCAAGCAACACCTTGAACATTGGCTGGTTGCCATTTAACACCGTTGATGGCTCAGCATTGCTTGGTGAGATTGATGTTGCATTCCTTGCTGTATATTCTGTTGGGATGTTCTTTGCTGGACATATTGGTGACCGGATGGATTTAAGGATCTTTCTGACAATTGGCATGCTTGGGACCGCCATATTCACAACTCTCTTTGGTGCTGGTTATTGGCTGAATGTCCACAACTTCTACTATTTCTTAGTTATTCAGATGATTTCTGGTCTGTTTCAATCAATCGGGTGGCCTTCAGTTGTTGCAGTTGTTGGAAACTGGTTTGGGAAGAGCAAGAGGGGGTTGATCATGGGTATATGGAATGCACACACTTCTATTGGGAATATAGCTGGCTCATTACTTGCTGCGTTCCTGCTGAAGTTTGGCTGGGGCTGGTCTTTTGCCATCCCCAGCCTGATCATGGCTTTTGTTGGGTTGATAGTGTATATTTTCCTGCCGATTAATCCTGAGGTAATGGAAATAGACATTGACAGCGGGGAATTTAACTGTGAGAAAGACACCGTGAAGGAGCCCCTTTTGGAACCGGGCCAAGAAGTGAAACATAAGGCAGTAGGTTTCTTAGAGGCATGGAGGATTCCTGGAGTAGCGCCATTTGCTCTTTGCCTCTTTTTCTCCAAACTGGTTGCATATACCTTCCTGTATTGGCTACCATTCTACATCAGCCATACACGTAAGTCTTATTCAATCTTCAAATCCTTAGTGACATCATTCTCATTTGATGATTCAGTACATATTGAAATCCTTTTTTAACTGAACTGTCCTTAGATTTGCGCCTCCTAATAAGCCTTCCCTTGTTTCAGGTATTGGTGGTGAGTACCTCTCTGATGCTATGGCCGGCAGCTTATCTACAATCTTCGATGTTGGTGGTGTGTTGGGAGGAGTTCTTGCTGGTCACATCTCTGATCGCTTAAATGCGCGGGCAATCACGGCTGCTAGCTTCATGTATTGTGCGATACCTGCCCTATTCTTGTACCGCACATATGGAAGCATGTCGATAGTGTGGAATATCTGCCTCATGTTCATCACTGGCATGTTTGTCAACGGGCCTTATGCCCTGATCACAACTGCTGTGTCAGCTGACCTTGGCACTCACAGCTCTTTGAATGGCAATTCCCGAGCCCTGGCCACTGTGACAGCAATCATTGATGGGACAGGATCTGTCGGTGCTGCCATTGGACCTTTGGTGACAGGATACATCTCATCGAAGAGTTGGAGTGCTGTGTTCACAATGTTGATGGCAGCAGCTCTCCTTGCTGGGCTCCTCTTGACAAAGCTTGTATGTGCTGAGCTGAAAGGAAAAGTGCCTTCGAGTGCTAGCAAGGACGCCACTGGTGCACAAGGTGCCTACTCAAACGAAGTGTAAGTGCAATCTGGTTTCGCAATGGAAGTTGTTCCAGACTTCCAGTGAATGCCTGCTCTGAAGCTGGCAGGTCACACCTTCCTACTACCTATCTTGATTGCTTGGGATATTGAGACTGAAAAGGGCAAAGAGACGTGGTTGCTGAGTGACTTCCTCAACTGCAGCTTCATATGATAGTTTTCTTAAGTTCAGGTATAGAGGCAGCAGAACATAGAAGTGTGTGTGCGTAGACTAGTTTTCAGGTTTATAAGATGAGGTAAAAACACCTCAAAAGCTCTAGAGCCCAAATATAGGCACATTTTAGGCGCCTTGTAAATATATTGGGCAACAAGGTCAGGCTTGGTTCTGGTTGCATTACTAGATATATAATTGCATGTGATTGTTGTTTAGGTCAGGGTAGATCAAAGGGATGAATCTCCCTTTTGTACAAGATGATACGGGAATGGCCAACTCTGCATTTACTAGAAATGTTGGCCTCCTTTTGTACGTGTAATCAGTGTGAAGGAGGTTCGGAAAATTTTGATTGAAACCTCTAGTGAAGGGTTGATTCACGAAAAAAATGGAGTACACATTTATTCAGTTCTCAGTTTTTTCTTATGTTCATTATTTAGCAAAATTCTCAGCGCTCATTTTGCTATGGTATTTATCACACTGTTGCACGTTGGGCTATATGGTCACAGAGTCGATGGCTAACATCATCGCGCACCACCATCTTTGCAACCATCTTGAACAGCATTCATGGCAGGATAATTATTAATTATCGAGACAGGTAACTATCAACTTGAATTGCACTGAAGGCGATAAGTGCCACGAGACTTGTTCAACATGATGAACATGTTTTTCCTAAGGAAAGCAAAACCACACTGTTCTTACAGGTAACGGAACAGTAGATTGCTTTGTGGCAAAAACAGACCTATGCAGCAGCTCCAGCGCACAAGTAATGCAAACAATTCAAGGTTGGGCAGTTACCGCCTCGACAAGAATTCAAGACAACGGTTAACAAAAGCAATCGATGCATTTTCCAAGTTAAAAGAGTGTCAGCAATGCGCACGACTCACCCAACGAAAAATaacaacaaaagaagaaaagctTAAACTGGCTCAGCATTCCTCACATACGCACTCCTATATCGACAAAACAGGAAGGAGAACTTCAAGACATCTGACTTGCATGGTCTTTTTGAGTTCCCAAACATTACTTGCATGAATGTCTTTGATATGGCTGAAAGAATTATGACTTCATCAGATAGCCCAGGAATATGCCGATCAAAGCAACAATTATGACAACGATAAAGGAGAAGCCGCCTCCTCGTCTCTTGCTGACCTCCCGTCTAACCAAATCCTGCCACATGAACAGAAACAAATGACCACATTGAATCACAGCTTCTCAATAGAAAAAGAATGTCAGTAAAGGACTAGTTTCTAGTAGATGCAGTATAAGCCTAAATGCTTAAATAGTAATGCATTTTAGGAGACAATAATTGTTCTTCAGGTGGTTCTTGGTGCAGTTTACTAGGTAGATCATCAACCAAAACATGAAGCTTAAATATAGGATAGGTTTTAAGACTCAAGCAGAATCAGTGAATTGAAAAAAAATTACTGGAAAAAATCAATGCATCTTGGATCAAATAGCAGAAATTGGGTCAGGCTTCCATTGTGCCAGGCCCATCCTACATTTGTGACTACTGTGCCAAGCCAAAAATTTGGGCATGGCCAAAACTAGGGCCCAGACAAATTCTGGTAAAGTAGGAAGCATTTGGACTTTGGATTGTAACCATGCCAAAATCTGTTATCGTATCCTATTGGCCCTACATGGCAATAAAATTTTAACACTGAAACATAGTCAATAGGGGTCTTTTCTATACTTAATTTTAACGAGCACATTAGTTCAAAGAGATTGGGAGACAGATCCATGTTTTATCATTCACCCTACCCTCTCCTGCAGCCATGCCAGCCTAATATGAGACAGATCCAGAGGCAGGCAAAGCAGAAGCTGAAAAGGCTAAAATGAACAGACCCTAACTTGACAGTGCAAATATTACCAGCATTGCCAAATTTCACCAGTCCCAGATTGGAATATGTGATTCTATAATATTTTTGTCATATTTTTGTTTCATTTCATGTCCAGCTTGCAGCTCTTATATtcaggaaaaaggaaaagaaggtaCATATGTCGCTTAAGTCTACGGGTGGTTATTAGCATCAAAAGCATAACAATCATGTGCCTTTTCATTTTTCATGATGGCACCATGTTGCCGGTTGTGCTTATAGATTCATGTGAAAGGACAAGTGAAAACCAACATATGGTATTATTATAATCTGTTATTATGGTAATCAGATCCACTCAAATCATCACtagaggaaaaaaaaaaggaatgaTCAATGATCGTAGTGAAAACCTCTTTGTTGCTTCTCTAGTAAAATTAAGCATGGAGTAAAATATCCTATGATATAAGGATTACCACTACAACTATTTTGTGATTTTTTTCCCTTTGTATTGACAAGATAACGAAAAAGGGATCAAGCATTAATAGGTGGATCGTTTGGCATAAGTTCCCTGTCTTTTATTTTTGAACTTACAGCATTCGTGATATAAAGCTGCGATACAATAGCATAGATAAAATACGATGCTTCACTTACAAGTTCCTGTCTAAGTCTATGATTCTGTTGAATCGCAGAGTTCTTTTCTTCAGTTAGTTTGGAAATCAAAGCTCCAGCCTGCAATGCCGACACTCCCAGAGTATAAGAGAGGATATTAAAAAGAATACAAAACTAAAGGAAACAAAGTACAAAAGATGCCAGCTCTATTATGAAATCTTATACTAATCAAAATAGAAACTGACCTCTAAAGATTTTTCTTGAGGCTCAATGCGCTCTCTCAGTGCCTGCAATGGTTTCAAAAATATATTATCCTCACACTGAAAAAAATGAGGAACATGTAGGCCAATGTTCAATAGTCACAGTAACTCACTCTGGTGAATCCCCCAGCTGGGCCATCTCCATTTTCTGATTCAGAAGCCCTAGACGGAGAACCTTCTTCAGATTCCTCCGGAACAGGAGAGGGTGGCTGTGGAGGAGCAATATAGGTCACTCGCAATTTGACCTCTTCCATCTTATTCCCTGACTCCTTTGTAAACTGTCAAG
The Panicum hallii strain FIL2 chromosome 6, PHallii_v3.1, whole genome shotgun sequence genome window above contains:
- the LOC112896995 gene encoding putative glycerol-3-phosphate transporter 1; the protein is MAQSHDMMSRKPPGLRLFGSAGSLRTYQTLVLVLTFFAYTCFHMTRKITSIVKSALDPQTKVGFSHWGRLHASNTLNIGWLPFNTVDGSALLGEIDVAFLAVYSVGMFFAGHIGDRMDLRIFLTIGMLGTAIFTTLFGAGYWLNVHNFYYFLVIQMISGLFQSIGWPSVVAVVGNWFGKSKRGLIMGIWNAHTSIGNIAGSLLAAFLLKFGWGWSFAIPSLIMAFVGLIVYIFLPINPEVMEIDIDSGEFNCEKDTVKEPLLEPGQEVKHKAVGFLEAWRIPGVAPFALCLFFSKLVAYTFLYWLPFYISHTRIGGEYLSDAMAGSLSTIFDVGGVLGGVLAGHISDRLNARAITAASFMYCAIPALFLYRTYGSMSIVWNICLMFITGMFVNGPYALITTAVSADLGTHSSLNGNSRALATVTAIIDGTGSVGAAIGPLVTGYISSKSWSAVFTMLMAAALLAGLLLTKLVCAELKGKVPSSASKDATGAQGAYSNEV
- the LOC112898513 gene encoding vesicle-associated protein 1-2-like; this encodes MAAPAPATAGELLRIDPLELRFPFELKKQISCSMQLSNLSNDYIAFKVKTTSPKKYSVRPNTGVVLPRSTCDVVVTMQAQREAPPDMQCKDKFLVQSVVAPSGITVKDVTGDMFTKESGNKMEEVKLRVTYIAPPQPPSPVPEESEEGSPSRASESENGDGPAGGFTRALRERIEPQEKSLEAGALISKLTEEKNSAIQQNHRLRQELDLVRREVSKRRGGGFSFIVVIIVALIGIFLGYLMKS